The genomic region CGACCGTGGCGACCTGGACGTGGCGACAGCAGCCATGGCGAAGTCGTGGCTCACCGAGGGTCAGTGCGAGGTCGTGGACCGCTGCCTGCAGATCTTCGGCGGCTACGGCTACACCACCGAGTACCCCATCGCCCGGATGTACGCCGACGCCCGCGTCCAGAAGATCTACGGCGGCACCAACGAGATCATGAAGGAGCTGATCGCCCGTGTCCTCTGAGGCGTACGTCTACGACGCGGTCCGCACCCCGCGCGGACGCGGCCGGGACACCGGCGCGCTGCACGGGGTCAAGCCGATCTCCCTGGTCGTCGGCCTGATCGACGCGCTGCGTGAGCGCAACCCGGGCCTGGACGTCGGGCGGCTGGAGGACCTGCTGCTCGGCATCGTCACCCCGGTCGGCGAGCAGGGCGGTGACCTGGCGCGCGCCGCCGCCCTGTTGGCCGGGCTGCCCGACGAGGTGGGCGGGGTGCAGCTCAACCGGTTCTGCGCCTCCGGGTTGGAGGCGGTCAACTCCGCCGCCGCGCGGATCCGTTCCGGCTGGGAGCACCTGTTGCTGGCCGGCGGGGTGGAGTCGATGTCGCGGGTGCCGATGGGCTCCGACGGTGCGGCCTGGGCCACCGACCCGCAGACGGCGCTTTCCACGTCGTTCGTCCCGCAGGGCGTGAGTGCCGACCTCATCGCCACCATGGAGGGCTTCACCCGCGACGACGTGGACGGCTACGCGCTGCGCTCGCAGGAGCGCGCGGCCAAGGCGTGGGCAGGTGGGCACTTCGCCCGTTCGGTGGTGCCGGTCCGCGACGCCAACGGGCTGGAGATCCTCAGCGTGGACGAGCACCTACGGCCGGACACCACCCGGGAGGCGCTGGCCAAGCTCACGCCGTCCTTCGCCACGATGGGCGAGGCTGCTGGCTTCGACGCTGTCGCGTTGCAGAAGTTCCACTGGCTGGAGGCCATCGAGCACGTCCACCACGCCGGCAACTCGTCGGGAATCGTGGACGGCGCGGCGCTGGTGCTTATCGGCTCGGAGCACGTCGGCCGGGACCTCGGCCTCACCCCGCGCGCGCGGATCGTCGGCGCGGCGGTCACCGGCGCCGACCCGACGCTGATGCTGACCGGCCCGATCCCGGCCACCCACAAGGCGCTCGCCGCCGCCGGCCTGACAGTCGACGACATCGACCTGTTCGAGATCAACGAAGCCTTCGCCGCGGTGGTCCTCAAGTACGTCCGTGACCTGGGCCTGGACCCGGACCGCGTCAACGTCAACGGTGGTGCGATCGCTCTGGGCCATCCGCTCGGCGCGACCGGAGCGATGTTGCTCGGCACCGCGTTGGACGAGCTGGAACGCCGCGATCTGCGCCGCGCCGTCGTGACCCTCTGCATCGGCGGCGGCATGGGCGTCGCCACCGTCATCGAGCGCTGCTGAACCGGAGGACCACACATGACAAACACCATCCGGTACGACAGCGGTGCCGACGCCATCGTCACGCTCACCCTTGACGACCCCGACCAGTCCGCGAACACAATGAACCGGGCGTACGTCGCCTCGATGAGCGCCGCGCTGGACCGGCTGGAGGCCGAGCCCGACCTCGCCGGAGTCATAGTGACGAGCGCGAAGTCGACGTTCTTCGCCGGTGGTGACCTGCCGGAGATGATCCGGGCGACCCGTGCCGAGGCGGCCGGGCTTGCCGACCTGCTCGGCACCATCAAACGGGACCTGCGCCGGCTGGAGACGCTGGGCCGGCCGGTGGTCGCCGCCGTCAACGGCTCGGCGCTCGGCGGCGGCCTGGAGATCGCGCTCGCCTGCCACCACCGGATCGCGCTGGACGCCCCCGGCTCGCGGCTCGGGCTGCCCGAGGTGACACTGGGTCTGCTGCCCGGTGCCGGCGGCGTCACCCGGACGGTACGCATGCTCGGCCTGGCCGGAGCGCTGACAACTGTGCTGCTCACCGGCCGCCGGATGCGTCCGGTCGACGCCCTGGCCGCCGGGATCGTCGACGAGGTCGTGGCCACCGAGGCGGAGATGCTGGACCGTGCCCGCGCCTGGATCGCCGCCAACCCGCGCCCGTCGCAGCCGTGGGACCGCCCGGACTACCGGATGCCCGGCGGCACACCCGCCAGCCGATCGCTTGCGGCACAACTGCCGGCCTTCCCGGCGACCCTTCGCAAGCAGCTCAAGGGTGCCCGGCTGCCCGCGCCGGAGGCGATCCTGGCCACCGCCGTCGAGGGCGCGCAGGTCGACCTGGAGACCGCGTTCACAGTGGAGACCCGGCACCTGATCGGCCTGCTCACCGGGCAGGTCGCCAAGAACATGATCGGGGCCTTCTTCTTCGACCTGAAGGCCGTCAACGGCGGTGCCGCCCGCCCGTCCGGGGTGGACGCGCCGCCGGTGCGCCGGGTGGCGGTGCTCGGGGCGGGCATGATGGGCGCCGGAATCGCGTACGCCTGTGCCAGCGCCGGCATCGACGTGGTGGTCAAGGACGTCTCCCCGGAGGCTGCCGACCGGGCCCGGGAGCACGCCGAGCGGCTGCTGGCACGCCAGGTCCGCAAGGGCCGCGCCTCGGAGGCCGATGCCCGGACCGTCCTGGAACGGATCACCACCACCGACCAGGTGGACGCCCTGGCCGGCTGCGACGCGGTCATCGAGGCGGTCTTCGAGGACCCGGCGCTGAAGCAGAAGGTGTTCGCCGAGGTGCTGCCGGTGCTGGCACCCGGCGCCCTGCTCGCCTCCAACACCTCCACACTGCCGATCACCGGGCTGGCAAACGGCGTGGACCGGCCGGCCGACTTCATCGGCATGCACTTCTTCTCCCCCGTGGACCGGATGCCTCTGCTGGAGATCGTGGTGGGCGAGCAGACCGGCGACGTCGCGCTGGCGCGGGCGTTCGACCTGGGCCGGCGGATCGGCAAGACGCCGATCGTTGTCAACGACGGGCGGGGTTTCTTCACCAGCCGGGTCATCGGCCGGTTCATCGACGAGGCTGTCGGCATGGTCGCCGAGGGCGTACCGGCAGCGTCTGTCGAGCAGGCTGCCCTCCAGGCCGGCTACCCGACCGGGCCGCTGGCGCTCGCCGACGAGGTGAGCCTCACCCTCATCCAGCGGATCCGGCGCCAGTTCGAGGCCGCCAGCGGGGACTTCCTGCCGCTTCCGGCGCACCGGCTCGTCGACGAGCTTGTCGACGCGTACGAGCGGCCGGGGCGCACGGCGGGGCGGGGCTTCTACTCCTACGACGACGGCACCCGAGGGCGGCTGTGGACAGGGCTCGCCGACCTGATCACCGACGCCGGCCGGGCGGTGCCGTTCACCGACCTTCAGGAGCGGATGCTCTTCGCCGAGGCACTGGACGCGCTGCGCTGCCTTGACGAAGGCGTGCTGCGTACCGAGACCGACGCCAACATCGGCTCGATCTTCGGCATCGGCTTCCCGGCCTGGACGGGAGGGGTGATCCGCTACGTCCGGCAGTACGCGGGCGGTCCGGCCGGCTTCGCGGCCCGTGCCAGTGAGCTGGCCTCCCGCTACGGCGACCGCTTCACGCCTCCCGCCGACCTGGAGGAGCGGCTCGCCGCCCGTACCGTCGAACCGGCTGGCGTCGCGTGACGGGCGCGGGCCCCGGCGCAGCGCCGGCGCGCGGCGGACCGCTGGCCGGGGTACGGGTGGTCGAGCTGGCGGGTCTCGCACCCGCGCCGTTCGGTTGCATGATGCTCGCCGACCTCGGCGCGGACGTCGTACGGGTGGACCGGCCGGGTGGACCGGGTGCGGGGCGGCTGGCCGCGCCGACCGGCGGGCCGTTGCAGCGGGGACGCCGGGTCACCACAGTGGACCTGAAGTCTCCGGCGGGGGTGGCGGACCTGCTGCGCCTGGCGGATGCCGCCGACGTCCTCGTCGAGGGCTACCGCCCGGGCGTCGCCGAGCGGCTGGGTTTCGGGCCGCAGACCTGCCAGGCCCGAAACCCCCGACTGGTGTACGCGCGGATGACCGGCTGGGGCCAGGACGGCCCGCTGGCGTTCCGGGCCGGGCACGACATCGACTACATCGCTGTGGCCGGGGCGTTGGAACCACTGGGCCGGGCCGGCGAGCGCCCACACGCGCCGATGAACCTGCTCGGTGACTTCGGCGGGGGCGGCATGCTGCTCGCGGTGGGCGTGCTTGCCGCGCTGCTGGAACGGGAACGCTCCGGTGTCGGCCAGGTCGTCGACGCGGCGATGGTCGACGGGTCGGCCCTGCTCACGTCGTTCCTGCACGGGATGCTCGGCTCCGGCCTGTGGGCCGCCCCGCGTGGCCGCAACATCTTCGACGGCGGCGCGCCGTTCTACGACACGTACGCCACCGCCGACGGTGGCTTCATGGCCGTGGGCGCCGTGGAGCCGGCCTTCTACGCCGTGTTGCTGACGGGTCTGGGTCTCGCCGACGAGCCGGACCTGCCCGCCCAGTACGACCCGAGCGGCTGGGACGAGTTGCACCGACGGTTCACCGAGCGGTTCGCCGAGCGGACCCGGGACGAGTGGACGGCGGTCTTCGCCGACCTGGACGCCTGCGTCGCTCCGGTCCTCGCGCCCGGTGAGGCGTACCGGCATCCGCACAATGCAGCCCGGGGCACGTTCGTCGAGGTCGGCGGTGAGATCCAGCCGGCACCGGCACCGCGCTTCGACCGGACGCCCACCGACCGGCCCGCACCGGCACCGGACCCGGAGCGCGATGCCGTGGCGGTCGACGCGATCCTCGCCGACTGGCGGTGATCCGCCCGGCTCCGTCGGGAGCCGGGCGGCGCAGGGCCTCCGGGCACGCGCGACCGCGTCCACAAGGGATTTCACGGGGCCGCGAACGTTGCGGGGTCGTTGGTACTGTCGCTCCCCGGAGGTA from Micromonospora profundi harbors:
- a CDS encoding acetyl-CoA C-acetyltransferase; this encodes MSSEAYVYDAVRTPRGRGRDTGALHGVKPISLVVGLIDALRERNPGLDVGRLEDLLLGIVTPVGEQGGDLARAAALLAGLPDEVGGVQLNRFCASGLEAVNSAAARIRSGWEHLLLAGGVESMSRVPMGSDGAAWATDPQTALSTSFVPQGVSADLIATMEGFTRDDVDGYALRSQERAAKAWAGGHFARSVVPVRDANGLEILSVDEHLRPDTTREALAKLTPSFATMGEAAGFDAVALQKFHWLEAIEHVHHAGNSSGIVDGAALVLIGSEHVGRDLGLTPRARIVGAAVTGADPTLMLTGPIPATHKALAAAGLTVDDIDLFEINEAFAAVVLKYVRDLGLDPDRVNVNGGAIALGHPLGATGAMLLGTALDELERRDLRRAVVTLCIGGGMGVATVIERC
- a CDS encoding 3-hydroxyacyl-CoA dehydrogenase NAD-binding domain-containing protein, whose amino-acid sequence is MTNTIRYDSGADAIVTLTLDDPDQSANTMNRAYVASMSAALDRLEAEPDLAGVIVTSAKSTFFAGGDLPEMIRATRAEAAGLADLLGTIKRDLRRLETLGRPVVAAVNGSALGGGLEIALACHHRIALDAPGSRLGLPEVTLGLLPGAGGVTRTVRMLGLAGALTTVLLTGRRMRPVDALAAGIVDEVVATEAEMLDRARAWIAANPRPSQPWDRPDYRMPGGTPASRSLAAQLPAFPATLRKQLKGARLPAPEAILATAVEGAQVDLETAFTVETRHLIGLLTGQVAKNMIGAFFFDLKAVNGGAARPSGVDAPPVRRVAVLGAGMMGAGIAYACASAGIDVVVKDVSPEAADRAREHAERLLARQVRKGRASEADARTVLERITTTDQVDALAGCDAVIEAVFEDPALKQKVFAEVLPVLAPGALLASNTSTLPITGLANGVDRPADFIGMHFFSPVDRMPLLEIVVGEQTGDVALARAFDLGRRIGKTPIVVNDGRGFFTSRVIGRFIDEAVGMVAEGVPAASVEQAALQAGYPTGPLALADEVSLTLIQRIRRQFEAASGDFLPLPAHRLVDELVDAYERPGRTAGRGFYSYDDGTRGRLWTGLADLITDAGRAVPFTDLQERMLFAEALDALRCLDEGVLRTETDANIGSIFGIGFPAWTGGVIRYVRQYAGGPAGFAARASELASRYGDRFTPPADLEERLAARTVEPAGVA
- a CDS encoding CaiB/BaiF CoA transferase family protein, whose translation is MTGAGPGAAPARGGPLAGVRVVELAGLAPAPFGCMMLADLGADVVRVDRPGGPGAGRLAAPTGGPLQRGRRVTTVDLKSPAGVADLLRLADAADVLVEGYRPGVAERLGFGPQTCQARNPRLVYARMTGWGQDGPLAFRAGHDIDYIAVAGALEPLGRAGERPHAPMNLLGDFGGGGMLLAVGVLAALLERERSGVGQVVDAAMVDGSALLTSFLHGMLGSGLWAAPRGRNIFDGGAPFYDTYATADGGFMAVGAVEPAFYAVLLTGLGLADEPDLPAQYDPSGWDELHRRFTERFAERTRDEWTAVFADLDACVAPVLAPGEAYRHPHNAARGTFVEVGGEIQPAPAPRFDRTPTDRPAPAPDPERDAVAVDAILADWR